The Penaeus vannamei isolate JL-2024 chromosome 16, ASM4276789v1, whole genome shotgun sequence genome includes a window with the following:
- the LOC113827131 gene encoding uncharacterized protein isoform X4: MASTLTRVLPRLASSLHTTPILSRPRPHTALARTITSFHGLQGLAQPWRVPTEEAPELVESGELALHLEALQRWHDEAELLREVRVLPPGVDDQINLEAETRGQVKDLMESLIEEEILDIRRGWVLASNF, translated from the exons atggcCAGCACTCTGACCCGCGTTCTTCCCCGTCTCGCCTCTTCCCTGCACACCACGCCCATCCTCAGCCGCCCACGCCCTCACACGGCCCTCGCCAGGACCATCACCAGCTTCCACGGCCTGCAGGGTCTCGCGCAGCCATGGCGG GTACCGACGGAAGAGGCTCCTGAGCTGGTGGAGAGCGGGGAACTGGCGCTGCACTTGGAGGCCCTCCAGCGCTGGCACGACGAGGCCGAGCTCCTAAGGGAGGTGCGAGTCCTTCCTCCGGGCGTTGACGACCAGATCAACCTCGAGGCAGAGACTCGAGGCCAAGTCAAGGACCTGATGGAGAGTCTGATTGAGGAGGAAATCCTGGACATCCGTCGGGGTTGGGTCCTCGCCTCCAACTTTTAA
- the LOC113819222 gene encoding uncharacterized protein isoform X1, which produces MDVIVVTKGSVGAITKGYKRPNHCTGFHSNQGLRALNRLHLERFLTLHTRKMASTLSRALPRLVSSLHTTPILRRPRSHKALARTITSFHGLQGLAQPWRVPTEEAPELVESGELALHLEALQRWHDEAELLREVRVLPPGVDDQINLEAETRGQVKDLMESLIEEEILDFRRGWVLASNF; this is translated from the exons ATGGACGTGATAGTGGTCACCAAGGGCAGCGTTGGGGCGATAACGAAGGGGTATAAAAGACCCAATCATTGTACAGGTTTTCACTCAAATCAAGGACTCAGAGCTTTGAACAGACTCCACCTGGAACGGTTTTTAACGCTGCATACAAG AAAGATGGCCAGCACCCTTTCTCGCGCTCTTCCCCGCCTCGTCTCTTCCCTGCACACCACGCCCATCCTCAGGCGCCCACGCTCTCACAAGGCCCTCGCCAGGACCATCACCAGCTTCCACGGCCTGCAGGGTCTCGCGCAGCCATGGCGG GTACCGACGGAAGAGGCCCCTGAGCTGGTGGAGAGCGGGGAACTGGCGCTGCACTTGGAGGCCCTCCAGCGCTGGCACGACGAGGCCGAGCTCCTAAGGGAGGTGAGAGTCCTTCCTCCAGGTGTTGACGACCAGATCAACCTCGAGGCAGAGACTCGAGGCCAAGTCAAGGACCTGATGGAGAGTCTGATTGAGGAGGAAATCCTTGACTTCCGTCGGGGTTGGGTCCTCGCCTCCAACTTTTAA
- the LOC113827131 gene encoding uncharacterized protein isoform X2, giving the protein MAYRVGFTQTTDSELDRQPIRKLLSTRHSYNKAKMASTLTRVLPRLVSSLHTTPILSRPRPHKALTRTITSFHGLQGLAQPWRVPTKEAPELVESGELALHLEALQRWHDEAELLREVRVLPPGVDDQINLEAETRGQVKDLMESLIEEEILDFRRGWVLASNF; this is encoded by the exons ATGGCTTATCGTGTAGGTTTCACTCAGACCACAGACTCCGAGCTGGACAGACAACCCATCCGAAAGCTTCTTAGCACACGACATTCGTACAAT AAAGCAAAAATGGCCAGCACTCTGACCCGCGTTCTTCCCCGTCTCGTCTCTTCCCTGCACACCACGCCCATCCTCAGCCGCCCACGCCCTCACAAGGCCCTCACCAGAACCATCACCAGCTTCCACGGCCTGCAGGGTCTCGCGCAGCCATGGCGG GTACCAACGAAAGAGGCTCCTGAGCTGGTGGAGAGCGGGGAACTGGCGCTGCACTTGGAGGCCCTCCAGCGCTGGCACGACGAGGCCGAGCTCCTAAGGGAGGTGCGAGTCCTTCCTCCGGGCGTTGACGACCAGATCAACCTCGAGGCAGAGACTCGAGGCCAAGTCAAAGACCTGATGGAGAGTCTGATTGAGGAGGAAATCCTTGACTTCCGTCGGGGTTGGGTCCTCGCCTCCAACTTTTAA
- the LOC113827121 gene encoding uncharacterized protein: protein MASTLSRVLPRLVSSLHTTPILSRPRPHTALARTITSFHGLQGLAQPWRVPTEEAPELVESGELALHLEALQRWHDEAELLREVRVLPPGADDQINLEAETRGQVKDLMESLIEEEILDIRRGWVLASNF, encoded by the exons ATGGCCAGCACTTTGTCTCGCGTTCTTCCCCGTCTCGTCTCTTCCCTGCACACCACGCCCATCCTCAGCCGCCCACGCCCTCACACGGCCCTCGCCAGGACCATCACCAGCTTCCACGGCCTGCAGGGTCTCGCGCAGCCATGGCGG GTACCGACGGAAGAGGCTCCTGAGCTGGTGGAGAGCGGGGAACTGGCGCTGCACTTGGAGGCCCTCCAGCGCTGGCACGACGAGGCCGAGCTCCTAAGGGAGGTGCGAGTCCTTCCTCCGGGCGCTGACGACCAGATCAACCTCGAGGCAGAGACTCGAGGCCAAGTCAAGGACCTGATGGAGAGTCTGATTGAGGAGGAAATCCTGGACATCCGTCGGGGTTGGGTCCTCGCCTCCAACTTTTAA
- the LOC113819222 gene encoding uncharacterized protein isoform X2, which translates to MDVIVVTKGSVGAITKGYKRPNHCTGFHSNQGLRALNRLHLERFLTLHTRKMASTLSRALPRLVSSLHTTPILRRPRSHKALARTITSFHGLQGLAQPWRVPTEEAPELVESGELALHLEALQRWHDEAELLREVRVLPPGVDDQINLEAETRGQVKDLMESLIEEEILDIRRGWVLASTF; encoded by the exons ATGGACGTGATAGTGGTCACCAAGGGCAGCGTTGGGGCGATAACGAAGGGGTATAAAAGACCCAATCATTGTACAGGTTTTCACTCAAATCAAGGACTCAGAGCTTTGAACAGACTCCACCTGGAACGGTTTTTAACGCTGCATACAAG AAAGATGGCCAGCACCCTTTCTCGCGCTCTTCCCCGCCTCGTCTCTTCCCTGCACACCACGCCCATCCTCAGGCGCCCACGCTCTCACAAGGCCCTCGCCAGGACCATCACCAGCTTCCACGGCCTGCAGGGTCTCGCGCAGCCATGGCGG GTACCGACGGAAGAGGCTCCTGAGCTGGTGGAGAGCGGGGAACTGGCGCTGCACTTGGAGGCCCTCCAGCGCTGGCACGACGAGGCCGAGCTCCTAAGGGAGGTGCGAGTCCTTCCTCCGGGCGTTGACGACCAGATCAACCTCGAGGCAGAGACTCGAGGCCAAGTCAAGGACCTGATGGAGAGTCTGATTGAGGAGGAAATCCTGGACATCCGTCGGGGTTGGGTCCTCGCCTCCACCTTTTAA
- the LOC113827124 gene encoding uncharacterized protein, translated as MFRIGSQKASQGSHSDHGLRAGHTTHPKALNTRHSYNKAKMASTLTRVLPRLVSSLHTTPILSRPRPHTALARTITSFHGLQGLAQPWRVPTEEAPELVESGELALHLEALQRWHDEAELLREVRVLPPGADDQINLEAETRGQVKDLMESLIEEEILDIRRGWVLASTF; from the exons ATGTTTAGAATCGGGTCACAGAAGGCGAGCCAAG GTTCTCACTCAGACCACGGACTCCGAGCTGGACACACAACCCATCCGAAAGCTCTTAACACACGACATTCGTACAAT AAAGCAAAAATGGCCAGCACTCTGACCCGCGTTCTTCCCCGTCTCGTCTCTTCCCTGCACACCACGCCCATCCTCAGCCGCCCACGCCCTCACACGGCCCTCGCCAGGACCATCACCAGCTTCCACGGCCTGCAGGGTCTCGCACAGCCATGGCGG GTACCGACGGAAGAGGCTCCTGAGCTGGTGGAGAGCGGGGAACTGGCGCTGCACTTGGAGGCCCTCCAGCGCTGGCACGACGAGGCCGAGCTCCTAAGGGAGGTGCGAGTCCTTCCTCCGGGCGCTGACGACCAGATCAACCTCGAGGCAGAGACTCGAGGCCAAGTCAAGGACCTGATGGAGAGTCTGATTGAGGAGGAAATCCTGGACATCCGTCGGGGTTGGGTCCTCGCCTCCACCTTTTAA